In Sulfitobacter sp. W027, a single window of DNA contains:
- a CDS encoding ATP-binding protein, with protein MRRPAPRSALSPFEISIHSGPHAAREALALLLDGLTCLALEAEETCVVRLVVAEMLNNIVEHAYPDPDYPGPIHIACHHEPDGLHLAVWDEGLPMPDLQAPLGLPQEIDRPICDLPEGGFGWFLIRDLAKDLSYQRLAQENRIELRLAVGLSSPD; from the coding sequence GTGCGGCGGCCCGCCCCGCGGTCTGCGCTCTCCCCGTTTGAGATCAGCATCCACAGTGGCCCCCATGCCGCGCGGGAGGCGCTGGCGCTTTTGTTGGATGGGCTCACCTGCCTTGCACTGGAGGCTGAGGAGACCTGTGTGGTGCGGTTGGTCGTGGCGGAGATGCTCAATAATATCGTTGAGCACGCCTACCCCGATCCGGATTACCCCGGCCCAATCCACATCGCTTGCCACCATGAACCCGACGGTCTTCATCTTGCCGTTTGGGACGAAGGTCTGCCGATGCCCGACCTGCAAGCGCCCTTGGGCCTGCCACAAGAGATTGACCGTCCGATCTGCGACCTTCCCGAAGGGGGCTTTGGCTGGTTTCTGATCCGAGATCTGGCAAAAGACCTGAGCTACCAACGGCTTGCGCAGGAAAACCGGATAGAGCTGAGGCTGGCGGTGGGCCTGTCTTCACCGGATTAA
- a CDS encoding STAS domain-containing protein, whose protein sequence is MEVSAKTEDRFCVVSVLHERIDAAAALEFKDAMRHATASAPPVVILDLHRVNFIDSSGLGAIVAAMKHLAPQRALVLAGLTPPVEKVFTLTRMDTVFGIFVTLDAALTAYRG, encoded by the coding sequence ATGGAAGTTTCGGCCAAAACAGAAGACCGCTTTTGCGTGGTCAGCGTGCTGCACGAACGGATCGACGCCGCTGCGGCGTTGGAGTTTAAAGACGCTATGCGCCATGCCACGGCCAGCGCCCCGCCGGTGGTGATCCTTGATCTGCACCGGGTTAATTTCATCGATTCCAGCGGGCTGGGCGCGATCGTGGCGGCAATGAAACATCTGGCACCACAGCGCGCTTTGGTGCTGGCGGGGCTGACCCCGCCGGTGGAAAAGGTCTTCACCCTGACCCGGATGGATACGGTCTTTGGCATCTTCGTCACCTTGGACGCCGCCTTGACCGCGTATCGGGGATAG
- a CDS encoding acetyl-CoA C-acyltransferase, producing MRNVVITGAARTPMGGFQGAFEGLTAAELGGSAIKAALGTMDPSAVQEVLMGCVLPAGQGQAPARQAGFKAGLGEEVPATTLNKMCGSGMKAAMMAFDQIALGHTDVMVAGGMESMTNAPYVLPKMRGGARLGHGQVIDHMFLDGLEDAYDKGRLMGTFAEDCAERFQFTRETQDDYALASLSRAIKAQEGGAFADEIAPIEVTSRKGSTTVSADEQPASARPEKIPQLKPAFREGGTVTAANSSSISDGAAALVLADEDSANAKGLNIRARIVGHTSHAQAPGLFTTAPVPAAQKLLERIGWKKEDVDLWEVNEAFAVVPLAFMHEMDLSHDIVNVNGGACALGHPIGASGARIMVTLLNALEKRGLKRGIAAICIGGGEGTAIAIERP from the coding sequence ATGCGCAATGTCGTGATTACCGGTGCAGCCAGAACCCCGATGGGCGGCTTTCAGGGAGCTTTCGAAGGGCTTACGGCTGCTGAATTGGGCGGCAGCGCGATCAAAGCGGCCTTGGGGACGATGGACCCGAGTGCTGTGCAGGAAGTGCTGATGGGCTGCGTATTGCCCGCAGGGCAGGGTCAAGCGCCCGCGCGTCAGGCAGGCTTCAAGGCGGGTCTGGGCGAAGAGGTGCCGGCCACCACGCTCAACAAGATGTGCGGCTCGGGCATGAAAGCGGCGATGATGGCCTTTGACCAAATCGCGCTTGGCCATACCGATGTGATGGTCGCGGGCGGCATGGAAAGCATGACCAATGCGCCCTATGTGCTGCCCAAGATGCGCGGCGGCGCGCGGCTGGGGCATGGGCAGGTGATCGACCATATGTTCCTTGATGGCTTGGAAGACGCCTATGACAAGGGCCGCCTGATGGGCACCTTCGCCGAGGATTGCGCCGAACGGTTCCAGTTCACCCGTGAGACCCAAGACGACTATGCGCTGGCGTCGCTGTCGCGCGCGATCAAGGCCCAAGAGGGTGGTGCTTTCGCCGATGAGATTGCCCCCATTGAAGTGACTTCGCGCAAAGGCAGCACCACGGTCAGCGCCGATGAACAGCCCGCCAGCGCCCGACCCGAGAAGATCCCGCAACTGAAACCCGCGTTCCGCGAGGGCGGCACGGTGACGGCGGCAAACTCATCTTCGATCTCAGACGGGGCGGCGGCCTTGGTTCTAGCGGATGAGGACAGCGCCAATGCCAAGGGTCTGAACATCCGTGCACGGATCGTGGGCCACACCAGCCATGCCCAAGCGCCGGGGCTTTTCACCACCGCCCCCGTGCCCGCAGCGCAAAAACTGCTGGAGCGGATTGGCTGGAAGAAAGAGGACGTTGATCTTTGGGAGGTCAATGAGGCCTTCGCCGTGGTGCCGCTGGCTTTCATGCATGAAATGGACCTCTCGCATGATATCGTGAACGTCAACGGCGGCGCCTGTGCGCTTGGCCACCCGATCGGCGCCTCCGGCGCGCGGATCATGGTGACCCTGTTGAACGCGCTGGAAAAGCGCGGGTTGAAGCGCGGTATCGCGGCGATTTGCATTGGTGGCGGCGAAGGCACCGCCATCGCGATTGAGCGTCCCTGA
- a CDS encoding GAF domain-containing protein, whose translation MTVDYQTLAKTIAALTDGEDDAVALMATIACEVHQSDDRFDWTGFYRVTAPELLKIGPYQGGHGCLVIPFSRGVCGAAARTGEVQLVEDVDAFPGHIACASSTRSELVLPVWNGAGELLGVFDIDSDQPNAFTQADADKLSVILKDSFAAVA comes from the coding sequence ATGACAGTCGACTACCAAACCCTTGCCAAAACCATCGCCGCCCTGACCGACGGCGAAGATGACGCCGTGGCCTTGATGGCCACCATCGCTTGCGAAGTGCATCAATCCGATGACCGTTTTGATTGGACGGGCTTTTACCGGGTGACCGCGCCTGAATTGTTGAAGATCGGCCCCTATCAGGGCGGGCACGGTTGTCTGGTGATCCCATTTTCGCGTGGGGTCTGCGGGGCCGCGGCGCGCACCGGCGAGGTGCAATTGGTCGAGGATGTCGACGCCTTTCCGGGCCATATCGCCTGCGCCTCTTCGACACGCTCGGAACTGGTGCTGCCGGTCTGGAACGGGGCGGGGGAGCTGCTGGGGGTTTTTGACATCGACAGCGACCAGCCAAACGCCTTCACCCAAGCGGATGCCGATAAGCTGTCGGTGATCCTCAAAGACAGTTTCGCCGCAGTCGCCTAA
- a CDS encoding RluA family pseudouridine synthase encodes MDSEYNPPQDPLVILHEDAEVLLVDKPAGLLSVPGKGEHLADCLIARVQAVFPEALLVHRLDRDTSGVMIFAMTPHAQRHLGLQFEKRMTRKTYVARVWGVPEEKSGTVDLPLIVDWPNRPLQKVCHETGKPAQTDWKMLKTDGETSRVRLFPKTGRSHQLRVHMLALGHPILGDPFYATGPARDFPRLMLHSEELRFNHPQGGTSTKVRAKAPF; translated from the coding sequence ATGGATAGCGAATATAACCCGCCGCAGGACCCGCTGGTCATTCTGCATGAAGACGCCGAAGTGCTGCTGGTCGATAAACCCGCGGGGCTGCTCAGCGTGCCGGGCAAGGGCGAGCATTTGGCCGATTGCCTGATCGCGCGGGTGCAGGCGGTCTTTCCCGAAGCGCTGCTTGTGCATCGGTTGGACCGTGACACCTCGGGCGTGATGATCTTTGCCATGACGCCCCATGCGCAGCGCCACCTTGGCCTGCAGTTCGAAAAACGCATGACGCGGAAAACCTACGTCGCAAGGGTCTGGGGTGTGCCGGAAGAGAAGTCCGGCACGGTCGATCTGCCGTTGATCGTTGATTGGCCCAATCGGCCCTTGCAAAAGGTCTGCCATGAAACGGGCAAACCCGCACAAACAGATTGGAAGATGCTCAAGACTGATGGAGAAACCTCCCGCGTTCGGCTGTTCCCCAAGACCGGACGCAGCCACCAGCTTCGCGTGCATATGCTGGCGCTTGGGCATCCGATCTTGGGCGACCCTTTCTATGCTACCGGGCCTGCGCGGGATTTTCCGCGGTTGATGCTGCATAGTGAGGAATTGCGGTTTAACCATCCGCAGGGCGGGACATCGACCAAGGTACGGGCGAAGGCGCCGTTCTGA
- a CDS encoding peroxiredoxin produces the protein MGLRINDTIPDLTVETDQGSFSLHDFVGDSWAILFSHPKDFTPVCTTEFGAVARLSDEWEKRGTKVIGVSVDGVEEHKKWKGDIEKVAGTKAGFPIIADAGLEVSKAFDMLPAEAYMPDGRTPNDSATVRSVFIIGPDKQLKLSMTYPMNVGRNFAEVLRALDGLQTAGKNGVATPADWQVGEDVIIPATVSDEDAKAKFGAFDTVLPYLRKARLPG, from the coding sequence ATGGGCTTGCGTATCAACGACACTATTCCCGATCTTACAGTTGAAACCGATCAGGGCAGTTTTTCGCTGCATGACTTCGTCGGTGACAGCTGGGCGATTTTGTTTTCCCATCCGAAGGATTTTACTCCCGTTTGCACGACCGAGTTCGGTGCCGTGGCGCGGCTTTCCGATGAATGGGAGAAGCGCGGCACGAAGGTGATTGGCGTCAGTGTCGATGGGGTTGAAGAGCATAAGAAATGGAAGGGCGATATTGAGAAGGTTGCAGGCACCAAGGCTGGTTTCCCGATCATCGCGGATGCCGGGCTGGAGGTGTCGAAGGCCTTTGATATGCTACCTGCAGAAGCCTATATGCCCGATGGCCGCACGCCGAATGACAGCGCTACGGTGCGGTCGGTCTTTATCATTGGGCCGGATAAGCAGCTCAAGCTGAGTATGACCTATCCGATGAACGTGGGCCGTAACTTTGCCGAGGTACTGCGTGCGTTGGATGGGTTGCAGACCGCCGGGAAGAACGGTGTGGCGACGCCTGCGGATTGGCAGGTTGGCGAGGATGTGATCATTCCTGCGACTGTGTCGGATGAGGATGCCAAGGCGAAGTTCGGGGCGTTTGATACTGTTTTGCCCTATCTGCGTAAGGCTAGGTTGCCGGGTTGA
- a CDS encoding glycosyltransferase family 25 protein has translation MLPRPKGFVINLAASPQRLDSAKAELTGAQIEPIRVDAFDGREIDLAQFAAYDDDKARRFMGRSMTQGEVGCYVSHQRAAAAFLESGDEIGFVFEDDIALQPEFKTAIPQVIEWLCGREDWHCVNLGATRLKITSPVAKVAGIEVLRAHYFPMLAHALIWNRAGANAFLAASEPIFCPADNMLRQVLTRSDMGLATAQSLVTAGQFDSDISARSSGNRGQFRRSPLYGLRKQRRLLHEKAMAFAHKLGHR, from the coding sequence ATGCTGCCACGCCCCAAGGGTTTCGTCATCAATCTGGCCGCCTCCCCGCAACGGCTCGACAGCGCAAAGGCAGAGTTGACAGGCGCGCAAATTGAGCCGATCCGCGTAGATGCCTTCGACGGGCGCGAGATCGACTTGGCCCAGTTCGCCGCCTATGACGACGACAAAGCCCGGCGCTTCATGGGCCGATCCATGACCCAAGGTGAGGTCGGGTGCTATGTTTCCCACCAACGCGCCGCCGCAGCCTTTTTGGAAAGCGGCGATGAGATCGGCTTCGTTTTCGAAGACGACATCGCCCTGCAGCCTGAGTTCAAAACCGCAATTCCACAGGTGATAGAATGGCTTTGCGGCCGCGAAGATTGGCACTGCGTGAACTTGGGCGCAACGCGCTTGAAGATCACCAGCCCCGTGGCCAAGGTCGCAGGCATTGAGGTGCTCCGCGCCCACTATTTCCCCATGCTCGCCCACGCGCTGATCTGGAACCGCGCTGGAGCAAATGCCTTCCTTGCCGCCTCTGAGCCTATTTTCTGCCCCGCAGACAATATGTTAAGGCAAGTCCTCACACGTTCTGACATGGGGCTGGCAACCGCCCAAAGCCTCGTGACCGCTGGCCAGTTCGACAGTGATATTTCCGCCCGTTCAAGCGGAAATCGGGGACAGTTCCGTCGGTCGCCGCTCTATGGTCTGCGCAAACAGCGCCGCTTGCTGCATGAAAAAGCGATGGCCTTCGCGCATAAGCTCGGCCATCGCTAA
- a CDS encoding glycosyltransferase, whose product MSAEKLVTICITMGLRPDVLQQTLESLGPDLRKLPIIGINDFGDAETSAVFDRLCPHGQRIDLGTQVGHHPAVDAMYAKVRTPYVFHMEDDWEFTRHDFLDDALRLLEAHPDVSSVCFRDTDNFFIEDAARAQIVTEECAGIPYARMDALSPKWYGYTFNPHLAPLSLWKEVGCFSGFKRESHISRQLRKQGKFTAFLKPGACQHIGFVSVAHKPPSAFKRFKNWLRGRPTPNV is encoded by the coding sequence ATGAGCGCAGAGAAACTGGTAACGATTTGCATCACCATGGGGCTGCGCCCCGATGTCCTGCAACAAACGCTCGAAAGCCTCGGCCCGGACCTGCGCAAGCTGCCCATCATTGGCATCAATGACTTTGGCGATGCCGAAACAAGCGCGGTTTTCGACCGGCTCTGCCCCCATGGGCAACGCATCGATCTGGGCACACAGGTCGGCCACCACCCTGCCGTTGACGCAATGTATGCCAAGGTGCGCACGCCTTATGTCTTTCATATGGAAGACGATTGGGAATTCACCCGCCACGATTTCCTCGACGATGCCCTGCGCCTGCTCGAAGCACATCCCGATGTTTCCTCGGTCTGTTTCCGCGACACCGATAACTTCTTCATCGAAGACGCGGCCCGCGCCCAGATTGTCACCGAAGAATGCGCCGGCATCCCCTATGCACGGATGGATGCGCTCAGCCCCAAATGGTATGGCTATACCTTCAACCCGCATCTGGCCCCCCTCTCCCTCTGGAAAGAGGTCGGCTGCTTCAGTGGTTTCAAGCGCGAGAGCCACATCTCACGCCAGCTGCGGAAACAGGGTAAATTCACGGCCTTCCTGAAACCCGGTGCTTGCCAGCACATCGGGTTTGTCAGCGTCGCCCACAAACCGCCTTCGGCCTTCAAACGGTTCAAGAATTGGCTCCGCGGTCGGCCAACCCCCAACGTTTAA